Genomic window (Pirellulaceae bacterium):
GCTCGAACGGGTTTTGTCGATTTATGGTGATGGTGATCAAGCTCTTCTCACAGCTGAATCTTTCAAGCTGCAGGTTGTTAGACAGATAAACACCGTCGGCTTCCTGAGCTAGCAACGTTGGCGATACGCTAATTCAGAAAAAACATCGCGAACTCTCCCGGGCGACGTTCCGCCCGAAAACTCAAAAGCCGAACCGGAAATCGACGTCGTCCGACTTTAAGGCTTCCATGCTTTCGCACCCTCCTGAACGGCACGCTCGGACTGACAAACAGCCTGTGCTCCATCCAGACACATACACCCACCAGGGAAATTCTAAATCTTCGCTGCACTTGTAGGATCAACGAGCCACGCCAGAAAAACGTCGTTCTTTTTTCTTGTGTCAATGCGGCAGATTTTTTTGACGACCCACTATCGATTTTGCTAAAACGCAGGATACGGGGTGACAAAAACTCCATTCAAATGAGGAGGTGTGGTATGTCCAAAAAGATCAATCATTCGGCGCAGCTGCAATGTTTGAAAAATTTCTTTTCTCGGTTAGCGGCAACCGTGCTGATGACTGTCCCTCTCGTATCGTCGCTTCAGGCTTTGGACCAAACACCGGAAGAGCTGCAAGCTCAAAAAGCTCAGCGACTTGCCGAAACGGGTGTCCGATTTGAGCTGGATGGAGCAACCGATTACGCGCGCTTTGCCTGGGAATCCGCATTACGAGCAAATCCCGACTGTGAGTTAGCCAGATGGCGACTTGGTTACGTTCGCACGAATGGTGAATGGGCCTCGACCAATCAATCACCGTCTGTCGAATTGCAGACGAAGCTGATCGAGTATTCTCGTCGCCGCGACCTTAATTCTGATCGCCACCTGAATGAGCTTGCGCTGGCGACCTGGTGTCAAGCAAATGGCATTAGAGATCGATCGAAAATTCACTTTCGTCGGATCGTTGATAATCCAAAAGCTTCCGAACATGCGCGCCGAACAGCAATTCAAGCTTTAGGTCTCCGCTCGTTTGGTGATCGCTTTTTATCAGTCGAAGAAATCACCGCTTTACAGGCCAAGATGCGACAAGCACGGCAGAATCTGGCGAGTTGGTCAAAACGGCTCGCAGCTCCGTTCAGGCAGCTGGAAAGTGGTCGGCTGCAGAAACGCATGTTGGGCTTGGAAAATTTACGACAAATCGATGACCCAACCGCGATCCCGGCGTTGGAACTTAATCTTTCGAGCCGAAATGAAGCACTGGCGAATGAACTGGTCCAAATCATTGGACGCATCAACGCTCCCGAGGCGTCAGAATCACTGGCTCGACACGCGGTCGCTTCGCAGTGGCCAAGTGTACGCCAAGAGGCCACAAAGCTGCTACAGACACGCTCCTTGCACGATTACATCCCTACCTTAATGACAGGCCTGCGAATGCCAATTCGCTCGGTGTTTCAAATCACTTCCGGCAACGATGGCCAAATTCTTCACGAACACTTGTTTGTCCAGGAAGGCGCAGAAGAACATCATCAGCTGCTGGTGAGCAACCTGGCAGTCGCGACCACGACCGATGAGAACGTCGACAATCGCGACGAGCTACGGCGGCTCAAACGGCAAGCCCTCCAAGTCGATCGGAATGTGACGATGATGAACCTGCAGCACAATGGCCAGAATGCGAGGATCTACCAACTGCTGCGATCGACCACCGGCGAAGAGCTCGATTCCACACCGACGGCTTGGTGGGATTGGTGGAAAGAGTACAACGAATATGAATTGGTCGCGAACAAGCCAGTCCGTCGCGAAAGGCGAAGAAGACAGTTCGCCTATCAACCAATCAGTCGCCAGCCAAGGCGGTCGTCTTCGGAATGCTTTCCCCGCGGCACCCTTATCTGGACAGAACTGGGCAAGCGGCCAATCGAGACCGTAAAAGTTGGGGATCGCGTGCTTTCGCAACGTACGGAAACAGGCGAGCTTGCCTACAAAGTCGTCAAGGCCGTGACCCGTCGCGAGCAAGCTCCCATGCAGACCGTCTCGCTTGGAAGTCAACAACTGACTCTGACAACAGGGCATCCGCTCTGGATCAACAATACGGGTTGGCGAATGGCCAAGCTCTTGAAGCGAGGCGATCAAGTCCACTGCCTCAACGGCTCTCGAAAGATCGATCAATCATCGCCCGCTCCGCCAGAAACGGCTTTCAACTTGATCATCGATGATTTCGGCAGCTATTTTGTGACAGAACTCGGTATTCTCGCCCACGACAACACTTATCGTCGTCCGAACCGGGTGATTAGTCCCGGCCTCGTCGCAAAAAAATGAAAAAGGGCTCTTCGATTCGAAGATGATATACATTTGCTTTGAAACAAGGTAGAATCTGCCGCGGATCTCAGCACCGGAAAGCCCGATGCTGAGATCCAAACAGCGAACCGAGTAGACGGCATCACCGGAGTGAACTCAATCGTGTTTGGAGACCGAATGCAGTCACGACAGATCGGTTGAGTTTTTACGATCTGTTTTTTCGACGACATTCAATGGAGCGTAAAATGGGCGATTCAGGACAAACTCGCCCATGAACTTGATCTTGGGAAAAACCAAGCACCAGACCGAGTGAACTCAAAATTACGTTTTATGTTGAGCATCAATTGGATGCTTAGCTCCTCAAGTTCGTGAGTTTTTTTTGGAGGTCGATCGTATGCCGGAAGGTGCGATCAAGAAGCTAATCTCGGACAAAGGTTTTGGCTTCATCGAAGGTGAGCGCGGCGATATTTTCTTTCATCACTCGGCTCTAGTCGGGATGAGGATTGAGGAGCTGTGTGAAGGACAGCGTGTTCAATACGAAGTCGGCAACGGACCGAAAGGACCACGCGCCGAAAACGTAGAACCGATCTAATCCGAGGTAAGTGACGCGAGTAACTTACCCAATCGTTTGAACTATCAGCAACCCTGGTGTTGCTTGCTGAACAAACGGGCGAGGCAAATTCGCCCGTTCTCTTTTGACGCACACATTTGTGCAACCCCTTTGCGACATCAGCGCTTCGCTGACCATAATCTGAGCCCCGTCGAATCAGATCGCTAGTTGCCGATCGGCAAACGGCGTTTGTTCCCGTCAGTGGGTACCGTCGATCATCAGCCTACCGTCCCTTGCCAACCCACTGTGGCTCACTAAACTAAAACGCGACTTTCTACTCTCTTTCCTCGTTCCTCGTGAGTGCTGATGCCCCCTTCACAATCAACCGCTGCAACTCCCGAACATATTCGGTTGTCAGAAGATAAAAAACGAATCGACAACTGGAAACGCTGGGGTCCGTATCTATCGGAACGACAATGGGGGACCGTACGCGAGGACTACTCTGCGGATGGAGATGCGTGGAATTACTTTCCACACGACCAGTCGCGGAGCCGGGTCTATCGTTGGGGAGAGGACGGATTACTTGGCTTCTGTGATCGGGAATGTCGACTTTGTTTTTCAGCGGCGCTTTGGAATGGTCGTGATCAAATTCTGAAAGAGCGTCTATTTGGTGTGACGGGACCACAAGGCAATCATGGCGAAGACGTTAAAGAGTGCTATTACTATCTTGACTCGTCACCAACTCATTCATACGTCAAAGGGATGTACCGCTACCCCCAATCAGCCTATCCCTACGAACAGCTTGTTGAAGAAAACAAACGTCGTCCATTGACAGAGCGAGAGTATGAACTGGCAGATACAGGAGTTTTCGAAAACAACCGTTTCTTCGACATCTACGTTGAGTATGCAAAGGCGAATTCGAATGACGTTTTGATCAGAATGACAGTGATCAATTGTGGTCCGGAAACAGAAACGGTTTGGCTCCTGCCAACTCTTTGGTTCCGTAACACTTGGATCTGGGGTTGCCGACACGAGGGCTGCACCATGAAACCGTCAATTCGTGAGACGGCGGCAGCCGCTTCTGGCAGTCATCGTGTGGCAACTCGCCACGAAACCTTGGGAGACTTTCGCTTCGATTTTGGCAGTCACCCCAATGGGAATGAGACGAATCTGCTTTTCACTGAAAACGAAACAAACACCAAGCTTTTGTTTGGTTCGGACAACTATACTCCCTACGTTAAAGACGCCTTTCATCGCTACCTGATCGATGGAGAACAGGATGCGGTCAACCCTCAACCGCATGGCACCAAAGTAACTGTCCCCTATCAGTTACGACTGGATCCTGGACAGCAACAAACGATTGTCGCTCGCTTAAGCAAATCGGACACCGACCTGGATTCTCCATTCGACCACAGATTTAGTGAGGTTTTCGAGCAGCGTATCGACGAGACAGACAAATTCTATGCGACAGTCATTCCTGCCAAATGCAACGAAGAAGAACAGACTGTCGCTCGACAAGCGTATGCTGGGTTGCTTTGGACCAAACAGTTCTACCACTATATCGTTGCGGACTGGCTACGCGGAGATGCAAACGTTTCCTCACCACCGGCAGCTCGCTTGCGTGGCCGCAATCACAACTGGAAACACGTTTACGCACGCGACGTGCTATCGATGCCAGACAAGTGGGAATATCCTTGGTTTGCAGCCTGGGACTTAGCGTTCCACATGATTCCGATGTGCCGAATCGATCCGCACTTTGCCAAACGCCAACTGCTCGTACTGCTGCGGGAGTGGTACATGCATCCCAACGGCCAGCTGCCTGCCTACGAGTACGCGTTTTACGATGTCAACCCTCCTGTCCATGCATGGGCCTGTTTTCGCGTCTATCAGATGACCGGGGGCGTCGATCGTGATTTCTTAGCGAAAGCATTCCAAAGACTGCTCTTGAATTTCACTTGGTGGGTCAATCGGGTCGATGCGAATGGCGACAACGTCTTTGCGGGTGGATTCTTGGGCCTCGATAACATTGGGGTCTTCGATCGATCGAAAGGCTTACCGGACAACTCGTCGCTCGAACAGGCCGACGGCACAGCATGGATGGCATTCTACTGCGGAACCATGCTCTCGATTGCCCTCGAACTAGCGAGGGAAGACGAAGCTTATGCCGAAATGGCCTCAAAGTTCCTCGATCACTTTGTGCGAATTACCGATGCGATGAATACGCTCAACGGCAGTGGACTCTGGGACGAAGAAGATGGTTTTTATTACGACTATTTGCATTCCGACGATCAATACTTACCGCTCAAGATACGGTCGTTAGTCGGACTTTTACCGTTAATTGCAGTGGAAATCCTAGACGAAACGCTCGTTGAGCGATTGCCATCCTTTGTGCACCGCTTACGCTGGTTCATGCGTTACCGTCACGATCTGGTCAAACATATTTCCTTCGCAGACTCCGAAAACGGTGTGCGAAAAATGCTGCTTGCCATTCCGGCCCGCAAGAAGCTTGAACGAGTACTTTCTGTCTTGCTAGACGAAGGCGAATTTCTGTCTCCATTCGGTGTGCGGTCGCTGTCAAAATATCACAAACAACATCCGTTTGAACTGGATATTCGTGGAGAAGCTCATCGAGTGAGTTATGTTCCCGGAGAGTCCGACAGCGGGATGTTTGGTGGAAACTCAAACTGGCGGGGTCCCATCTGGTTCCCAATCAACTTTCTGCTGATTGAAGCCTTGGAACGATATCATTCGTTTTACGGAGATGATTTCCAAATTGAGTGTCCGACTGGGTCCGGTAACCTGATGACACTCGACGAAGTAAGTAAAGAGCTTAATCGCCGACTGACAAATCTGTTTTTAGCACCTCAAACGGATCAACCACGACCTTGTCTTTCAGCGGCACCAGATACGAGTTCCCACTGGCAACGTCATCTATTGTTCCACGAATATTTCCATGGAGATACGGGTGAGGGATTGGGAGCCAGCCATCAGACAGGCTGGACAGCCCTCGTCGCTCAGTGCATCGAAAAACTCGTGAAAAACTGAGTTCCCCAGGCCGGCTTCACATCCGCACTCAACGGACACGAGCGACGTACTCAGCAAACTGCTGATACCGGTCATCGTACGCTGCTACTGTGGCCGCAGCGGGTTCCCAAGTCTGCGACGTTCCCGTTGTTTGTTCCTTACAGAAGTCGGACAGAGATTGCGATTTGTTTCCAGCTTGAACCTGAACCATGTAAGCGGCAAGCAGGGCGGCACCTTTCGCCGTACCCTCTTCATCGCCCACTCGTCCAATCACGGGTACGCCAAGGATGTCGGCAAACATTTGCGGAGCAAACCCGCCCTTGGACCGTAGCGCTCCACCAGTCAAGATGACTTTTGTGATTGAGCCGATTTTAGATTTAAGGCTCTCGATACCATAACGCATGGTCATCGCTGGCGATTCAAATAACAAACGTGTCATCACACCCGGATTCGCCAGCAATTCGATGCCCGCACCCTGCAACGTTGCCTTCGCATGCGGCAGCTCAACAACATTCTCACCTTGAAAGAATCCCCACAACATTCCACCGTGACAATCCAGGGGAACTTGCCTAGCCTGATCTGTAAGCTGATCCGCAATCTCGCCAAATGAGCGGCCACTCAAATCGGCCAAGGCGGTAACGTACTGTGCAAATCCAATCGTGCCATTCCTGGCACAGACCATCAACATCGTCAACCGATCAGGAGTCTGTAACA
Coding sequences:
- a CDS encoding cold shock domain-containing protein, coding for MPEGAIKKLISDKGFGFIEGERGDIFFHHSALVGMRIEELCEGQRVQYEVGNGPKGPRAENVEPI
- a CDS encoding polymorphic toxin-type HINT domain-containing protein → MSKKINHSAQLQCLKNFFSRLAATVLMTVPLVSSLQALDQTPEELQAQKAQRLAETGVRFELDGATDYARFAWESALRANPDCELARWRLGYVRTNGEWASTNQSPSVELQTKLIEYSRRRDLNSDRHLNELALATWCQANGIRDRSKIHFRRIVDNPKASEHARRTAIQALGLRSFGDRFLSVEEITALQAKMRQARQNLASWSKRLAAPFRQLESGRLQKRMLGLENLRQIDDPTAIPALELNLSSRNEALANELVQIIGRINAPEASESLARHAVASQWPSVRQEATKLLQTRSLHDYIPTLMTGLRMPIRSVFQITSGNDGQILHEHLFVQEGAEEHHQLLVSNLAVATTTDENVDNRDELRRLKRQALQVDRNVTMMNLQHNGQNARIYQLLRSTTGEELDSTPTAWWDWWKEYNEYELVANKPVRRERRRRQFAYQPISRQPRRSSSECFPRGTLIWTELGKRPIETVKVGDRVLSQRTETGELAYKVVKAVTRREQAPMQTVSLGSQQLTLTTGHPLWINNTGWRMAKLLKRGDQVHCLNGSRKIDQSSPAPPETAFNLIIDDFGSYFVTELGILAHDNTYRRPNRVISPGLVAKK
- a CDS encoding glucosidase is translated as MPPSQSTAATPEHIRLSEDKKRIDNWKRWGPYLSERQWGTVREDYSADGDAWNYFPHDQSRSRVYRWGEDGLLGFCDRECRLCFSAALWNGRDQILKERLFGVTGPQGNHGEDVKECYYYLDSSPTHSYVKGMYRYPQSAYPYEQLVEENKRRPLTEREYELADTGVFENNRFFDIYVEYAKANSNDVLIRMTVINCGPETETVWLLPTLWFRNTWIWGCRHEGCTMKPSIRETAAAASGSHRVATRHETLGDFRFDFGSHPNGNETNLLFTENETNTKLLFGSDNYTPYVKDAFHRYLIDGEQDAVNPQPHGTKVTVPYQLRLDPGQQQTIVARLSKSDTDLDSPFDHRFSEVFEQRIDETDKFYATVIPAKCNEEEQTVARQAYAGLLWTKQFYHYIVADWLRGDANVSSPPAARLRGRNHNWKHVYARDVLSMPDKWEYPWFAAWDLAFHMIPMCRIDPHFAKRQLLVLLREWYMHPNGQLPAYEYAFYDVNPPVHAWACFRVYQMTGGVDRDFLAKAFQRLLLNFTWWVNRVDANGDNVFAGGFLGLDNIGVFDRSKGLPDNSSLEQADGTAWMAFYCGTMLSIALELAREDEAYAEMASKFLDHFVRITDAMNTLNGSGLWDEEDGFYYDYLHSDDQYLPLKIRSLVGLLPLIAVEILDETLVERLPSFVHRLRWFMRYRHDLVKHISFADSENGVRKMLLAIPARKKLERVLSVLLDEGEFLSPFGVRSLSKYHKQHPFELDIRGEAHRVSYVPGESDSGMFGGNSNWRGPIWFPINFLLIEALERYHSFYGDDFQIECPTGSGNLMTLDEVSKELNRRLTNLFLAPQTDQPRPCLSAAPDTSSHWQRHLLFHEYFHGDTGEGLGASHQTGWTALVAQCIEKLVKN